In Plutella xylostella chromosome 3, ilPluXylo3.1, whole genome shotgun sequence, the following proteins share a genomic window:
- the LOC105382293 gene encoding mitochondrial coenzyme A diphosphatase NUDT8: MNIIRKLVMAELPAETLLSSSSREKCVANLRDLPTSTYSNKTPTLTAAVLVPICVVDGEVSLLYTLRSAQLKRNSGQVSFPGGKTDDGETSVHTALRETEEELGIPRHTVDVWGTMPPVQGADKNMVIHPVVGMIKDFNMSQLNPSEDEVEAVFTVPVKQLCDPSTHGHYEFKEQPLPVFLSGNYKIWGITGYITHSFLKCFVESDMANANFLGRKYELHELMPNSKL, from the coding sequence ATGAACATAATTCGCAAGCTCGTCATGGCCGAATTACCGGCTGAAACTCTACTATCCAGTTCATCGCGGGAAAAATGCGTGGCAAACTTGAGAGATCTTCCAACCTCAACTTACAGCAATAAAACTCCAACCCTAACTGCCGCTGTGTTGGTACCAATATGTGTAGTGGACGGCGAGGTGTCTCTGCTGTATACTCTGAGGTCGGCGCAGCTGAAGCGGAACAGCGGGCAGGTGTCGTTCCCCGGCGGCAAGACGGACGACGGCGAGACATCCGTGCACACGGCGCTCCGGGAGACAGAAGAGGAACTCGGCATTCCCAGACACACTGTGGACGTGTGGGGGACCATGCCACCCGTGCAGGGCGCAGACAAGAATATGGTAATCCATCCTGTTGTGGGCATGATTAAAGACTTCAACATGAGCCAACTAAACCCTAGTGAAGATGAAGTAGAGGCAGTTTTTACAGTTCCAGTCAAACAGCTCTGCGACCCTAGTACTCATGGTCATTATGAGTTTAAAGAACAGCCGTTGCCGGTGTTTCTTTCAGGAAATTACAAGATTTGGGGTATAACGGGTTACATAACACACTCTTTTCTGAAATGTTTTGTTGAGAGTGATATGGCTAATGCCAACTTTTTGGGCAGAAAGTACGAGTTGCATGAACTTATGCCTAATTCTAAACTATAA
- the LOC105382295 gene encoding mitochondrial coenzyme A diphosphatase NUDT8, producing MSHFTVKHLFSPSVRDVCMANFKKMRVPLTGKRPAARAAVLAPLCAPGGRVSLLYTVRSPMLRAHSGQISFPGGKCDLNETPAQTALRETEEETGLKQNKIEIWGEGPEFPGRNNKVIITPVIGSIMDLKKEDFNVNKNEVAEVFAISLESFCDPKNQHHTQFTNGFILPVFSVEGYKIWGVTAYITHSILRSLLPADVYKNDWTSKKVKLQP from the coding sequence ATGTCCCACTTTACTGTCAAACACTTGTTTAGTCCCAGTGTGAGGGATGTTTGTATGGCTAACTTTAAGAAGATGCGTGTGCCGCTGACGGGCAAGCGtccggcggcgcgggcggccgTGCTGGCGCCGCTGTGCGCGCCGGGCGGCCGCGTGTCGCTGCTGTACACCGTGCGCTCGCCCATGCTGCGCGCGCACAGCGGCCAGATCTCCTTCCCCGGGGGCAAGTGCGACCTCAACGAGACCCCCGCGCAGACCGCGCTCAGAGAAACTGAAGAGGAGACCGGCTTGAAACAAAACAAGATCGAAATATGGGGCGAAGGACCCGAGTTCCCCGGACGCAACAACAAAGTCATAATCACCCCAGTCATCGGGTCAATAATGGACTTAAAGAAGGAAGACTTTAATGTCAACAAGAACGAGGTGGCAGAAGTATTCGCTATATCGTTGGAAAGCTTCTGCGATCCCAAGAACCAACATCACACTCAATTCACGAATGGTTTCATACTCCCCGTGTTTTCAGTAGAAGGGTACAAGATCTGGGGGGTGACTGCGTACATCACACACAGTATTCTACGGAGCTTGCTGCCTGCAGATGTTTACAAAAATGACTGGACTTCTAAAAAAGTTAAACTGCAGCCCTGA
- the LOC105382294 gene encoding chloride intracellular channel exc-4 isoform X1: MSEEIAENGTTNGDVPEIELIIKASTIDGRRKGACLFCQEYFMDLYLLAELKTISLKVTTVDMQKPPPDFRTNFEATHPPILIDNGLAILENEKIERHIMKSVPGGHNLFVQDKEVASLIENLYSKLKLVLVRKDEHKSASLLAHLGRIDALLARRATRFLTGDTMCCFDCELMPRLQHIRVAGKYFVDFEIPTSLSALWRYMHHMYQLDAFTQSCPADQDIINHYKLQQQSTKGLLSPTLSRTRVDTSNSALKMKKHEELETPTFTTSIPISITDNNGDQ; the protein is encoded by the exons ATGTCGGaggaaattgctgaaaatggAACCACCAACGGGGACGTGCCGGAGATCGAGCTGATTATCAAG GCGTCCACGATCGACGGGCGGCGGAAGGGCGCGTGTCTGTTCTGCCAGGAGTACTTCATGGACCTGTACCTTCTGGCCGAGCTCAAGACCATCAGCTTGAAG GTGACGACAGTGGACATGCAGAAGCCTCCGCCAGACTTCCGCACCAACTTCGAGGCGACGCACCCGCCCATCCTCATCGACAACGGGCTCGCCATCCTCGAGAACGAGAAGATCGAGCGGCACATCATGAAGTCCGTGCCGGGCGGACACAACCTCTTTGTACAG GACAAGGAGGTGGCGTCCCTCATCGAGAACCTGTACTCGAAGCTGAAGCTGGTGCTGGTGCGCAAGGACGAGCACAAGTCCGCGTCGCTGTTGGCGCACCTCGGCCGCATCGACGCGCTGCTCGCCCGCCGCGCCACCAG GTTCCTGACGGGCGACACGATGTGCTGCTTCGACTGCGAGCTGATGCCGCGCCTGCAGCACATCCGCGTCGCCGGGAAGTACTTCGTCGACTTCGAGATACCC ACGAGTCTATCGGCGCTGTGGCGCTACATGCACCACATGTACCAGCTGGACGCGTTCACGCAGAGCTGCCCCGCCGACCAGGACATCATCAACCACTACAAGCTGCAACAG CAATCGACTAAGGGCCTGCTATCGCCCACGCTGAGCCGAACCCGAGTGGACACCAGCAATAGC GCGTTAAAAATGAAGAAGCACGAGGAGCTGGAGACGCCCACGTTCACCACGTCCATCCCCATCAGCATCACCGACAACAACGGGGACCAGTAA
- the LOC105382294 gene encoding chloride intracellular channel exc-4 isoform X2: protein MSEEIAENGTTNGDVPEIELIIKASTIDGRRKGACLFCQEYFMDLYLLAELKTISLKVTTVDMQKPPPDFRTNFEATHPPILIDNGLAILENEKIERHIMKSVPGGHNLFVQDKEVASLIENLYSKLKLVLVRKDEHKSASLLAHLGRIDALLARRATRFLTGDTMCCFDCELMPRLQHIRVAGKYFVDFEIPTSLSALWRYMHHMYQLDAFTQSCPADQDIINHYKLQQALKMKKHEELETPTFTTSIPISITDNNGDQ from the exons ATGTCGGaggaaattgctgaaaatggAACCACCAACGGGGACGTGCCGGAGATCGAGCTGATTATCAAG GCGTCCACGATCGACGGGCGGCGGAAGGGCGCGTGTCTGTTCTGCCAGGAGTACTTCATGGACCTGTACCTTCTGGCCGAGCTCAAGACCATCAGCTTGAAG GTGACGACAGTGGACATGCAGAAGCCTCCGCCAGACTTCCGCACCAACTTCGAGGCGACGCACCCGCCCATCCTCATCGACAACGGGCTCGCCATCCTCGAGAACGAGAAGATCGAGCGGCACATCATGAAGTCCGTGCCGGGCGGACACAACCTCTTTGTACAG GACAAGGAGGTGGCGTCCCTCATCGAGAACCTGTACTCGAAGCTGAAGCTGGTGCTGGTGCGCAAGGACGAGCACAAGTCCGCGTCGCTGTTGGCGCACCTCGGCCGCATCGACGCGCTGCTCGCCCGCCGCGCCACCAG GTTCCTGACGGGCGACACGATGTGCTGCTTCGACTGCGAGCTGATGCCGCGCCTGCAGCACATCCGCGTCGCCGGGAAGTACTTCGTCGACTTCGAGATACCC ACGAGTCTATCGGCGCTGTGGCGCTACATGCACCACATGTACCAGCTGGACGCGTTCACGCAGAGCTGCCCCGCCGACCAGGACATCATCAACCACTACAAGCTGCAACAG GCGTTAAAAATGAAGAAGCACGAGGAGCTGGAGACGCCCACGTTCACCACGTCCATCCCCATCAGCATCACCGACAACAACGGGGACCAGTAA
- the LOC105381744 gene encoding pre-mRNA-splicing factor Syf2: MSATGSGEGSLTAKEMTFAEKQAERMKRLKSLHSARNEARTQNHQEVVAEEARNKLPANYDAKKRQAEWLVSDQRSREEAQAQGRDYDRVKLLNISAVEAERLDRKKKKKNPDQGFSTYEQATIRQYNRLVKNMPAPDLDEYEKQKQKYGDAFYGGPNVIIHGMHQDRKEAIDKMVNDVEGQIAKRSKYSRRRTHNDDADIDYINERNAKFNKKLERFYGEHTAEIKQNLERGTAI, from the coding sequence ATGAGTGCCACGGGCTCCGGAGAAGGGTCGTTGACGGCGAAAGAAATGACTTTCGCTGAGAAACAAGCGGAGAGAATGAAACGATTGAAGTCGCTGCACTCGGCGAGGAACGAGGCTCGCACGCAGAACCACCAGGAGGTCGTGGCGGAGGAGGCGCGCAACAAGCTGCCCGCGAACTACGACGCCAAGAAGCGCCAGGCGGAGTGGCTTGTCAGCGACCAGCGGAGCCGCGAGGAGGCGCAGGCGCAGGGCCGCGACTACGACCGCGTGAAGCTGCTCAACATCTCCGCCGTCGAGGCCGAGCGGCTCGACCgcaagaagaagaaaaagaacCCGGACCAAGGCTTCTCTACATATGAACAGGCCACCATCCGACAGTACAACAGACTCGTCAAAAACATGCCCGCGCCCGACCTAGATGAGTATgagaaacaaaaacaaaagtatGGAGATGCATTCTACGGAGGACCTAATGTTATTATACATGGTATGCACCAGGACCGCAAAGAAGCTATTGACAAAATGGTGAATGATGTTGAGGGACAAATTGCCAAAAGATCCAAGTACTCAAGGAGACGCACACACAATGACGACGCAGACATTGACTACATCAACGAGAGGAATGCCAAATTCAACAAGAAACTTGAGAGGTTCTATGGAGAACATACAGCAGAAATTAAACAGAATCTGGAGCGTGGTACAGCAATATAG